GCACGCCTGCGCCACAACACAACATCTGCTGCGACGTGAATTGCGCGTACTCCCAGGGGCCGCCGCACACCTCGAAGTAGCCGTACACCTGCGAGAGCGAGAATGAATTATCTTCAAGATGTGCCTGCTTTCATCACTCAAGCAAACAAGGAAGGAATCACAATCACAACTTCTCTTGGTTGATATTTGCAACATAGGAAATGCTATTACCTTGTGATTGTCGATCCAGTTGATGTTGTAATTGGCGAGGAACGAGCATATGTACTGGCCGACGGTGACGCCGTTCTCCTGCACCAGCCACAGGTCGCCATTGTTGCTAAGGGTGTTCAGCTGCAACATAGGCATACGGTTTTATACACCTTTACGTGTTGATTTTGTGTTGTTGCAATTTTAGAGGTTCAACTTTCCTGGAATCGAAAACCAGATTTTATGGAATATTTGAAAGTGATTTGATACAATTTAGGCCTTGCACTGATTTCAGCTCGTCACTGCTTTTATAAGTCGAACACCGATTTTAGGCAAACTTAAATCAAAATAACTAACTTGCATGTGAATGACATATTACTAGATACATTATTTTactttacatacacacgcgcgcacgtgcgtgcacactcacatatataaagtacatatatacatatatataatacatatatatacatatatatataatacatatatatacacacacatctacatataaatatatatacatatatatgattttaaatatatacctaattacatatatatatatatatatatatatatatatatatatatattacacactacacacacacacacacacacacacacacacacacacacatttatacatatatatacatacatatatatacaaaacacacctCGGTAGCGCATGCCTCCTTGCACTGTCCTGCGTCGTCTTGGCAGGAGTCGATAGTGATTTCGGGGGCCTCGTACACCATCATTTCGTCGAAATCAAAGGTGATGAAGGCGGCGCAGCGGCACCGGGGCTCCGTCTGGGCGCTGCGGAAGGGGAAACAAgcatgtaaaaaataatatacatgaaCGGGACCCACCATAGGGATGAAATAGCTTTCAGCGTTGCGGGAACAATTAGTAAAAGGAAATAAACGTGAACCGGGTACGTGCATGGAAAGAGGCGCTGTCTTCACAAGGGATTACTCTCTTTTGGCCCAAAATGGAGCCTGGGGTAAAGAGCCTGTTGCGAGGAATGATCCTGCACAGTTCCACTGATCAAACTTTAATGCTTTTTAAGTTTCTATGCCGGGCGTATTGTTTAAAGACTCATACCTTTGACTAGCTTCCATCACTCTGACCAATGGAAGTTAATGGAACAATGAATCATtcacacaaaaagagaaattCTGCAAATATAAGATTTTACAAATGACAACAGATATTATGTTTTGTGAATTTAGACATCACCTGTATCTGAGGAAAACCTTTAAACGATAACGTCAGTTTTGTGTCGCCTTGACTGTCCGCGATATACAAACGGCCTTTTCATGTACACTGGGGATACGAGAGACTATTTCTTTCAATATTAAGACGACAGAATGAGGCTGTGGTATCTATCTCAGTATGGACCGTACTCAAAAAAACTTTCATCGAAACCCAACTGCCGGTTCCGACGAAAATCTCGCAAGTGTTAATCGTTGTACTAACGAAACATCGTTAGCCATTCGACAGAATCACTCGACATCAAGTAATTGCGACTCCTCTCGGCAACCGACTAACGACAATGAGTGCAAAACTTCGTTggtattatatgtgtttatgtatctgtcacTATCTCCTAGAAAATGTTCCTTGTCGGGCACTAGGCGATACATATGTAGCACTATTCCCAATATCCGAAAAAAATGTTCATGAATATAGCCCTGTGTTTGACGGTGAATAACACACAGCAAAGAGAAGAGGATCTACCTGACGGCGGCGACGAGAACGAAGACGAGCAGGAGGACCTTCATGGTGGAGGGAGACGGCGAAGTGAATGCTTCCGGGAGACGTCCGTCCTCTTTTATATCATAAACGGACTCTCCCATCAACACCTGCAACAGAAACGGACCCAGATTTTCAAAATAGTTGTCAAGACGGATTTACATAATCGTGCAGGCGATGAGGTCATTCTTGCTTACTCACGAACAGAAGAAAAGACACAAGAATCAATAAAATACTAGCAGTACAGAATGGAAAAAAGCataaagaataatacaaaatacacatGTGACAATAAATTCGAATGTATTTAGAATAGTATAAAGTCTAAAATTATTCTGAGATATCCATTGGTTTCGCTTGATTTGCATTTATTGACTTAACGTACAGTATGTGCAGGATTTTCAATTAAGAAATTTTACATTGGAACAAAATATCCGAACGAAACAAAATTTGATTCACGAAAAATAAAATTATGCAGTAATTCTTAGAATGCTGATTTGTAAGAATGCTAGGTAACAGTGATCTCCAAGagtaaaataacaagaacaagaatagagAGATTCAGCTTTGTCGTGTATAGTGCAGTAACCGAGTCGTTATCTGCTATTGTAGAAAATACAATAGTTTTCTTGTAAATTCTTCAACTCTCTTCTCTTATAATTATTAGAAATAAGTCAATTGCACACCCATCAATCTCTTCAAATTGTCATTTAACCAACCCGAGGTGTGGCGTACCCTTGGGAAACGTACAAAACTCCCTTAGGCGTCCTCAATGCGTGTACTGATGAGAATAAAaacgtacatacctacatacacagtacatatactgTGGCcgtgtttcatttcatctttgtgtgcacgttactttggttatgttcatttatatgtatatatacatacatttatatatgtatattcatatattttagatacaacaaacacatacacacatatacacacgcacatataaatataaagatagatataaatatagatatatcatttatacatgtatgatgtatgtacatgtatatagatatatacatacacgcatgtgtgtgaccttgtgtgtgcgtgtgtgtgtgattgcattagATATATCCAACCAGAACTGGCAGTCGTGTACTAACATAAGAACTGAAATTGATTTGGAATGCATGAACAAATATCTGAAATCATCATGCAATCATGCAATTTATTATTGTAGTGTACTACAAATATTACACATGTATTAGTTGTGGTGCTCTGTTGTAATTTTAGGGAAAATGCTACATGtggatataatactaatactgaactgcctaaaagaaatagaaactaaAAATTCAAAACCTCGCTTGGAAACCGTCGCCGTTGGGAGCGAGTGAGCGGCGCGCGACGGTGGaggcgaggcagaggaagggaaagctggTGCATATTAGTACCAGCtccttcgatagctcagttggtagagcggtggactgtagttggttgTGAAGCAGAaatccataggtcactggttcaaatccggttcgaaggatatttttattctataatttattaggtttctctctctctctctctctctctctctctctctctctctctctctctctctctctctctctctctctctctctctctctctctcactatctgttgTAAGATAACTAGGTACCtcgatataaatttaaaaaaaactctgGCCTAGAAACCGTCGCCTTTGGGAGCATGTGAGCGGCGCGCGACGGTGGAGGCGATGCAGAGGAAAGGAAAGTTGGAGGTGGTACATGTAATAAGCAGCtccttcgatagctcagttggtagagcggtggactgtagttggttcagaagcagacatccataggtcactggttcgaatccggttcgaaggataGTTTTTATTGccgtgattatcattttcatggtcATAAACGTCATCTTGCCCATGACTGCAGTTAATTCACTTTCATTAGTTCGTCTTGGACAACAGATCATTATGAAACGTTTTCTCAGATATCTATTGTCTTCGCTTGATTTGCATGATTTATTTAACGGGTATACAGTATTTTCAAATATAGAAGTTTTACATTCGGAACAAAATCTGAACGAAACAAAATTTGGCTCAGCAAAATaagtgtttttaatttttttattcggTAATTTTTTAGAATACTGATTTGTAAGAATGAAAGATTTTAGTGACATTCAAGAATACGAGAGATTCAGTTTTGTCATGCATAGTACAGTAACCGAATCGTTTCGTTATAATAGAAAATTCAACATTTCTCTTGTAAATTTTGCAACTCTTTCCTTTAAAAATGTTAGCTTATTGCATACCCAGTCGCCCATGTCTTTTCAAAATTTAATTCTCGAACTTCCACGTTTTGCGACCTTGAATGCCCTCTTGCACCTGAGCTGTGCCGTACCCTTGGGAAAAGTACATAACTGCCTTGGCGTCCGCACGTGTGTGTACTGATTAGAATAAaaatgtacttacatatacacagtacatatatggCTGTGCTTCTTTACATTTTTGTGTGCACGTTTCTTTGTTTAGTTACatgcgtacattcatacatatatatatatattcatatatttttatatacaaacacatacaaacacacatatatacatatatatagatatatatagatataatgaatatagatacatggatGATGTatgcacagtacatatatatatatgcatatatatatgtatatatatatagtatatatatatatatatatatatatatatatatatatacacgcaagtacatgtataaatgtgtgtgtgggtgtatgtgattccattatatatatctaaccaGATCTGACAGTCGTGTACTAGCATGAGAACTGATTATGATATGGAATACATGAACAAATATCTGGAATCATCATGCACTACACATATTACACATGTATTAGTTATAGTGTCCTGTTGGAATTTTAGGGGAAATGTTTCATGtagatataatactaatactgaactGGAGGCGGAGGACGCTAAAGCTGGAAGTGGTGAGgaacgcatatgtatatgcatgtatgatgtatgtacatacacacacaaacacatatatacgtatgcgtgtgtggatgtgtgcacgtgtgtatgtgcgtttgtgattGCATTAGATATTTCCAACCAGAACTGACAGTCGTGTACTAGCAGGAATGTAATATGGAATGCATTAATAAATATCTGAAATCATCATGCAATACTTATTGGCAACATACTACTCATGTTAGTTATGATGGTCGGTAGGGATTTTAGCGAAAATATTACTTCCGTAAAATCATATCGATTAACTAATAATGAACTGCCTAAGAGAAAACACTAAAAACTAAAAACCTTACTTGGAAACCGTCGCGTTTGGGAGCGAGTGAGCTGCGCGCGACGGTGGaggcgaggcagaggaagggaaagtcgGAGGTGGTACTTGTAATAttagctcagttggtagagcggttGTAAGGGTATCTGTGGGAGGGGGCCTCTCATGAATGCATCCTTGAAGTGATGATGCCCGTGAAGCCGGTCGAGAGAATAAGGGCCTGGgtaggtgggccctgtttaccccgtgaaaaaaaaaaaaaaaaaaaaaagtatctaggttcccttataagccctcaaggaagtgtgGGCATCTATGAGGTCGAGTGGTGAGTGTATTCACACCCAGCTTTCACAAAGTAAGGCAAATCATGAAGTCAGATACAACCTTTTCTCCGGTTCGACGCCGTCTCACTGCAAGATCCCTGAaggacacacaaaatacacgttcggtcttaacactgtttattagtcggaatcacccccccccccccctttatatacgcgaggggaaacaaaggaatacaaagtTTTCGATAAAAAGGAATATCTATAATACAATTTGTTTTGGGGATAAGATAAAACACACTACAgaactggtaaaaagtaaaacttaattataaaaatcacaaataataaaactgaaaagataaaacgaacaaaaagccatctagaatcataaaaataataaaagttatcaCAGAACATAATATAAGGTATAAAGTCAATGCTTGATAAttaacaaaagaggaaaagataccaaaaacatttgtgactagaaattaaaacaaacaaacaaacaggcactcAAAGCTTCTGTTGGTTCAGCAAACAAACTATAAAATGAGCaggtaagataaaaatatataaatagcaaaactaaaatcatgcttggcaaataaatttaatttaaaaacaaacaattaagggcggcactctggtaaacaaaaaaaaaaatatctaaaagccccgacaaataaaaattaaaaaggaggcgttaatcattgaaatttttttttttactttaaaatgtacaataattttaataaaatgcCAGTCTAATGGCCAGAATGAACATCTGAAAGGGTATAAGATATGGGGAGTGACAGCCGATACGTATGTCATATAtcctccaggatcttcctacttttccgtggccaggatttagGGCAGGATGTAGGTTAAGGAAGGGATAGACTGAAGTAAAAGGAACAGGAACAAGGCTTAGGGCGGAggaaaaaggagtggaagaagaaggaatggaaaaaaaagaccatcacTAGATAGGCATGG
Above is a window of Penaeus chinensis breed Huanghai No. 1 chromosome 19, ASM1920278v2, whole genome shotgun sequence DNA encoding:
- the LOC125034888 gene encoding uncharacterized protein LOC125034888 — protein: MAPVLMGESVYDIKEDGRLPEAFTSPSPSTMKVLLLVFVLVAAVSAQTEPRCRCAAFITFDFDEMMVYEAPEITIDSCQDDAGQCKEACATELNTLSNNGDLWLVQENGVTVGQYICSFLANYNINWIDNHKVYGYFEVCGGPWEYAQFTSQQMLCCGAGVHEHCIS